A single window of Psychromonas ingrahamii 37 DNA harbors:
- a CDS encoding MATE family efflux transporter codes for MPYSREIRKILKLSFPIFIAQFAQTAMGFVDTVMAGGVSANDMAAVAIATSIWLPCILFGVGVLMALIPLTAQAHGANDIENIPSIGQQGLYLALLLSIPTFLILYNASYLINIMDMDPILKDITTRYLYAILSAIPAFLLFQALRNYIEGLSLTKPAMVIGFMGLIINIPLNWIFVYGKLGLPAMGGAGCGVATSLVYWLMLSALTGYVWHTKKLQYTPLFKRFSAINLRTQLAIFSLGLPVAIALFFEISIFAIVALLIAPLGANIVAAHQIAINFSSMVFMLPMSIANAVSIRVGFNLGQKNKAEAKNASYAGFIVGLSLSVITALLTLIFKEQIAQLYTDDPKVILLAVTLIIFSAMYQCVDAIQAVAAGALRGYKEMKAIFLRTFIAYWMIGLPLGYSLAMTDLFMPALGAKGFWIGITAGLTSAAILLGRRLWVVQKCSAELCQADKSVANNCY; via the coding sequence GTGCCTTACTCCCGAGAAATAAGAAAAATACTCAAGCTAAGTTTCCCTATTTTTATCGCACAATTTGCACAAACGGCCATGGGTTTTGTAGATACTGTGATGGCCGGTGGTGTTAGCGCAAATGACATGGCTGCAGTAGCTATTGCCACCAGCATTTGGTTACCCTGTATTTTGTTTGGCGTCGGTGTGTTAATGGCACTTATTCCCCTCACGGCGCAAGCCCATGGTGCCAACGATATAGAAAATATTCCCAGTATTGGCCAACAGGGGTTGTATTTGGCTTTATTACTCAGCATCCCCACCTTCTTGATTTTATATAATGCCAGTTACCTTATCAATATCATGGATATGGATCCCATTTTAAAAGATATTACTACTCGCTATCTGTACGCTATTTTATCCGCCATACCGGCTTTTTTATTATTCCAGGCACTGCGTAACTATATAGAAGGTCTGTCACTGACGAAACCTGCAATGGTGATAGGTTTTATGGGATTAATCATTAATATTCCACTGAACTGGATTTTTGTCTATGGGAAATTAGGGCTTCCGGCAATGGGTGGTGCAGGATGTGGCGTCGCAACTAGCCTCGTTTATTGGCTAATGCTGTCGGCGCTCACGGGTTATGTATGGCATACTAAAAAACTTCAGTATACCCCTTTATTTAAACGCTTCTCTGCCATTAACTTGAGAACACAATTAGCCATCTTTAGCCTCGGTTTACCCGTTGCAATCGCATTATTTTTTGAGATCTCTATTTTTGCGATCGTCGCGCTATTAATCGCACCATTAGGCGCAAACATAGTGGCGGCCCATCAAATTGCGATCAATTTTTCCAGCATGGTCTTTATGCTCCCCATGAGCATCGCCAATGCGGTCAGTATTAGGGTTGGTTTTAACTTAGGACAAAAAAATAAAGCAGAGGCCAAAAATGCCAGTTATGCTGGGTTTATTGTCGGTTTATCGCTCTCAGTGATAACCGCATTATTAACCTTGATATTCAAGGAGCAGATCGCACAGCTTTACACGGATGACCCGAAGGTGATTTTATTAGCCGTTACCCTAATAATATTTTCTGCAATGTACCAGTGTGTTGATGCCATTCAGGCGGTAGCAGCTGGTGCCCTGCGTGGTTACAAAGAGATGAAGGCGATATTTTTACGTACCTTTATTGCGTATTGGATGATTGGATTACCCCTTGGTTATAGCCTGGCAATGACGGATTTATTTATGCCCGCACTTGGCGCAAAAGGGTTTTGGATTGGTATTACGGCAGGTTTAACGTCTGCCGCTATATTATTAGGAAGGCGTCTCTGGGTCGTGCAAAAGTGCTCAGCAGAACTGTGCCAAGCAGATAAATCTGTTGCGAATAATTGTTATTAA
- the glgA gene encoding glycogen synthase GlgA, which yields MNIVWATSEAAPYAKTGGLADVSYSLPYALAENGHNVSVFMPYYPQVMAEKCADTECVYELLGVPFGEGNEEWARIRRHKVSENLSFYFIEFDRFFDRPKLYDWDGNEYSDNAERFIFLSRAIMQAVLALDIKVDVLHSNDWHTSLCNVYVKSALYNGFDNFKQTKSIITIHNIGYQGVFSKSNLYWTGLGWEYFNVHCFEFYDKLNFLKAGVLTADMATTVSPTYAEEILSPEYGFGLENPLQHRAAQGKLRGILNGIDVLEWDPATDNLLPHHFSHNDLSGKALCKVALQKEFGMEVRADVPIYGVVSRLAEQKGLDVFIACLDKMLEEDDAQFVIVGSGEKWQEVALADYAKAYPDRFGCHIGYSNKLAHLVEAGADFFVMPSRYEPCGLNQMYSMKYGTVPIVRSTGGLEDTVSNYSIDNIDSATGFKFYDLYPDALRETMRWAASIYRNDFLAFETVMKNGMTSDFSWHHTAVEYEDLYQHANTKFGS from the coding sequence ATGAATATAGTTTGGGCAACAAGTGAGGCCGCACCCTATGCGAAAACAGGCGGATTAGCTGATGTATCATATTCACTGCCATACGCTTTAGCTGAAAATGGCCACAATGTTTCAGTTTTTATGCCGTATTATCCGCAGGTTATGGCTGAAAAATGTGCTGATACAGAGTGTGTGTATGAACTGCTGGGTGTCCCTTTTGGTGAAGGAAATGAAGAATGGGCACGTATCAGACGGCACAAGGTGAGTGAAAACCTTTCTTTTTACTTTATAGAGTTTGATAGGTTCTTTGATCGTCCTAAATTATATGATTGGGATGGCAATGAATACTCAGACAATGCAGAGCGCTTTATATTCCTGAGCAGGGCAATCATGCAGGCTGTACTGGCACTGGATATTAAGGTTGATGTACTTCATTCTAATGACTGGCATACGTCGTTGTGCAACGTATATGTAAAAAGTGCCCTGTACAACGGATTTGATAATTTTAAGCAAACCAAATCAATCATCACTATTCATAATATTGGCTATCAAGGTGTGTTTAGCAAGTCGAATCTTTACTGGACAGGCCTTGGGTGGGAGTACTTTAATGTCCACTGTTTTGAATTCTACGACAAGCTTAACTTCCTAAAAGCAGGCGTGTTGACCGCTGATATGGCGACAACAGTCAGCCCTACCTATGCAGAAGAAATTTTATCACCTGAATATGGATTCGGTCTGGAAAATCCCCTTCAACACCGAGCCGCTCAAGGAAAACTGCGCGGGATTTTAAATGGTATCGATGTTCTTGAGTGGGATCCTGCCACAGATAATCTGCTCCCTCACCATTTTTCACATAACGATTTGAGCGGTAAAGCTTTATGTAAAGTGGCACTGCAGAAAGAATTTGGCATGGAAGTGCGCGCGGATGTGCCTATTTATGGTGTGGTATCGAGGCTTGCAGAGCAGAAGGGGCTAGATGTCTTTATTGCATGTTTAGATAAGATGCTTGAGGAAGATGATGCCCAATTTGTTATTGTTGGTTCCGGAGAGAAGTGGCAAGAAGTTGCCTTAGCTGATTATGCTAAAGCCTATCCAGATCGATTTGGATGTCATATTGGCTACAGCAATAAGCTTGCTCATTTGGTCGAGGCGGGAGCCGATTTCTTTGTTATGCCTTCAAGGTATGAGCCATGCGGGCTTAATCAGATGTACAGCATGAAATATGGCACCGTGCCTATTGTAAGGTCAACGGGGGGGCTTGAAGACACCGTAAGCAATTATTCCATTGATAATATCGATAGCGCAACAGGGTTTAAATTCTACGATCTGTATCCCGATGCATTAAGGGAAACCATGAGATGGGCAGCTTCGATATACCGTAACGATTTCTTGGCATTTGAAACAGTGATGAAAAATGGTATGACGAGTGACTTTTCATGGCATCACACGGCGGTAGAATACGAAGATTTATATCAGCATGCGAACACTAAATTTGGATCATAG
- a CDS encoding SagB/ThcOx family dehydrogenase: protein MSQAALQTIKDYHQQTKHQPGRYARSPGYMDWANQPLPYRLYEGAPQIPLPLLQQTKDLPYSALFQRVEKKAESISIASIASMLELSLGLSAWKEYQGSEWALRINPSSGNLHPTECYLLLPEVDQQAAASVHYNPYVHLLEQRATIPDDAAQSLKKMDGFPLMLSSIAWREAWKYGERAYRYCQHDLGHALAALNIACNLNGWQIQVLPNISDEKAESVFALAQSNGVQAETEFADCVCWVSRTTPDLVAIDQWFDRLPKLNYAHSANQLSKVHIDWPTIHQVFSSSHQERLTLTPAKKTSVIDPDTNSLCTANAETLIRQRRSAQSYDQASSHLPLNTFLHNLQKTLPGNTIPFSVLPFEAQLDLVLFVHNVQGLESGLYIWVRNEAHLPLLKAQMDSDFEWTEVIKQQPLYLLQSGNLRRIATAVSCQQDIAGESAFSLAMLANFAAPLEKSPSCYPTLYWESGLIGQVLYLQAEAFGLRGTGIGCFFDDQVHQLLGLKDDQWQSLYHFTVGKAIDDVRIASKPAYFHLK, encoded by the coding sequence ATGAGCCAAGCCGCCTTGCAAACAATCAAAGATTACCACCAGCAAACTAAACATCAGCCTGGCCGATATGCGCGTTCGCCAGGTTATATGGACTGGGCAAATCAGCCATTACCCTACCGGCTTTACGAAGGTGCACCACAAATCCCTTTACCACTGTTACAGCAAACGAAAGATCTTCCCTATTCCGCGCTCTTTCAGAGGGTCGAAAAAAAAGCTGAATCCATTTCTATCGCATCCATTGCCAGTATGCTCGAGCTCAGCTTAGGGCTTTCAGCCTGGAAAGAGTATCAAGGTTCAGAATGGGCACTGCGTATCAATCCTTCCAGTGGCAATTTACATCCTACCGAATGTTATTTACTGCTGCCGGAAGTCGATCAGCAAGCGGCTGCCAGTGTGCATTACAACCCCTATGTTCATCTGCTTGAACAGCGCGCAACAATACCCGATGATGCAGCACAGTCATTAAAAAAGATGGATGGTTTTCCCTTGATGCTAAGCAGTATTGCCTGGCGGGAGGCATGGAAATATGGTGAGCGAGCTTACCGTTATTGTCAGCATGATTTAGGCCACGCCTTAGCGGCATTAAACATTGCCTGTAACCTCAATGGCTGGCAGATTCAGGTATTGCCAAATATTTCTGATGAAAAGGCAGAAAGTGTCTTTGCGCTTGCACAATCAAACGGTGTGCAGGCAGAAACCGAGTTTGCCGATTGTGTCTGCTGGGTGAGCCGGACAACACCTGACTTAGTCGCTATTGATCAATGGTTTGACCGGCTTCCGAAGCTTAATTATGCACACTCGGCGAATCAACTGAGCAAGGTACATATCGACTGGCCAACGATTCACCAGGTATTCTCATCCAGCCACCAGGAGCGTTTAACACTCACACCCGCCAAAAAAACCAGCGTCATTGACCCGGACACAAATAGCCTTTGCACAGCCAATGCTGAAACACTTATTCGCCAACGCCGCAGCGCACAAAGTTATGATCAAGCAAGCAGTCACCTGCCGTTAAACACCTTTTTACATAACCTGCAAAAAACCCTGCCCGGCAATACTATCCCCTTTTCAGTTTTACCTTTCGAAGCACAGCTGGATCTTGTTTTGTTTGTCCATAACGTCCAGGGACTAGAATCAGGTTTGTATATTTGGGTACGAAATGAGGCGCATCTGCCATTATTAAAAGCGCAAATGGACAGTGACTTTGAGTGGACAGAGGTGATTAAACAACAACCTTTGTATTTATTACAATCTGGCAATTTGAGAAGAATTGCCACAGCAGTTAGCTGTCAACAGGATATCGCCGGTGAAAGTGCTTTTTCATTGGCTATGCTGGCAAATTTTGCCGCACCTTTAGAAAAATCCCCAAGCTGTTATCCCACTTTATATTGGGAAAGCGGATTAATTGGCCAGGTTTTGTATCTGCAGGCAGAAGCTTTTGGACTGCGAGGGACGGGTATAGGTTGTTTCTTTGATGATCAAGTGCACCAGTTACTTGGTCTTAAGGACGATCAATGGCAAAGCCTTTATCATTTCACCGTTGGTAAAGCGATCGATGATGTGCGGATAGCCAGCAAACCGGCTTATTTTCATTTAAAATAA
- a CDS encoding leucine-rich repeat-containing protein kinase family protein → MQTLSQLKSGELAGIQRLTLSENLTSFPIEILSLADSLEILDLSNNQLTSLPIELAQLSKLKIIFASNNRFETLPEVLGQCANLEMVGFKANNISQVPANALPAKLRWLILTDNRIEVLPDALGERPRLQKLALAGNRLIALPKTLTQCANLELVRISANRLTECPEQLLGLPKLAWFAFAGNPFTRSNISINAVPTLLSSSFTLQNVLGQGASGVISKAVWNSPQTSFPDDIAVKVFKGEVTSDGYPEDELQACLKVGHHANLVQSIAQVKEDDYLALIMTLIPPHYNNLGLPPCFKSCTRDTFTPGFSLSIAQIEKIIVQMEAVFTHLHNNQVCHGDLYAHNTLFDDQANIIFGDFGAATMYHMLTLTQQHKIKQIEQRALFHFIDDLLSICAEEDQYSSNFKQLKQRLITI, encoded by the coding sequence TTGCAGACACTTTCACAGCTCAAATCGGGCGAATTAGCCGGGATCCAACGATTAACCTTATCTGAGAACTTAACCTCATTCCCGATCGAGATTTTATCCCTGGCGGATAGCTTAGAGATTCTTGATTTATCCAATAATCAATTAACCTCATTGCCAATCGAGCTTGCCCAGTTAAGCAAACTTAAAATTATTTTTGCATCAAACAACCGCTTTGAAACATTACCTGAAGTACTGGGTCAATGCGCTAATTTAGAAATGGTGGGTTTTAAAGCAAATAACATTAGTCAGGTGCCTGCAAACGCTTTACCCGCCAAATTACGCTGGTTGATATTAACGGATAACCGCATTGAAGTGTTACCTGACGCTTTAGGTGAACGCCCACGACTGCAAAAATTAGCACTGGCGGGTAATCGTTTAATAGCACTGCCAAAAACGCTGACTCAGTGTGCAAACCTTGAATTAGTCCGTATTTCAGCTAATAGGCTGACGGAGTGTCCTGAGCAATTGCTGGGATTACCTAAGCTTGCCTGGTTTGCTTTTGCAGGTAATCCCTTTACCCGCTCGAATATTAGCATCAATGCTGTACCAACATTATTATCATCAAGCTTTACCTTGCAAAACGTGCTGGGTCAGGGTGCCTCCGGCGTTATCTCAAAAGCCGTTTGGAATAGTCCTCAAACGAGCTTTCCCGATGATATTGCAGTTAAAGTATTTAAGGGTGAAGTCACCAGTGATGGTTATCCGGAAGATGAATTACAAGCCTGTTTAAAAGTCGGTCATCATGCCAATTTAGTGCAATCTATCGCGCAGGTGAAGGAAGATGATTATTTAGCGTTAATTATGACCTTAATACCGCCGCACTATAATAATTTGGGGCTACCACCCTGCTTTAAAAGCTGTACCCGTGATACTTTTACGCCCGGCTTTAGCTTATCCATTGCGCAAATTGAGAAAATAATAGTACAAATGGAAGCTGTATTTACGCATTTACATAACAATCAGGTCTGCCATGGCGACTTATATGCGCATAACACACTGTTTGATGATCAGGCGAATATCATTTTTGGTGACTTTGGTGCGGCCACTATGTACCACATGCTGACGTTAACGCAGCAGCATAAAATAAAACAGATCGAACAACGGGCACTGTTTCATTTTATTGATGATTTATTAAGTATTTGTGCCGAAGAGGATCAATATTCCAGTAACTTTAAGCAGCTTAAGCAACGTCTCATAACAATTTAA
- a CDS encoding TIGR03643 family protein, translating to MVFSESEESRVIEMAWEDRTPFEAIELQFGLNEQAVIIFMRRHIKPSSFKLWRSRVSGRKTKHTKLRSPEVGRAYCPTQYKNK from the coding sequence ATGGTATTTAGTGAGAGTGAAGAGTCTAGAGTTATCGAAATGGCTTGGGAGGATAGAACCCCCTTTGAAGCGATTGAACTTCAGTTTGGTCTGAATGAGCAAGCGGTAATAATTTTTATGCGCCGTCACATAAAACCAAGTAGTTTTAAATTGTGGCGTAGTAGAGTAAGTGGCCGAAAAACTAAGCATACAAAACTTAGGTCGCCTGAAGTTGGCAGAGCTTATTGCCCCACTCAGTATAAGAATAAATAA
- a CDS encoding cation-translocating P-type ATPase, whose protein sequence is MKTIRNWHNKTVEETLSALKTTPSGLNETEVKLRLADVGLNKLPEAKPKHIVLRFMSHFHNILIYVLLGASAITASLGHLADTLVIITVVIINALIGFVQEGKAEKAMDAIRHMLALRAAVIRDGKRQTIKGEQLVPGDIVLLKAGDKVPADLRLLETHGLQIQESILTGESVAVEKQTASVECQASVGDRFCMGFSGTTVTNGQGMGVVVTTGTNTEIGRISGLLKDVQTLNTPLVAQMAIFARWLTLLILFIAMIILFFGHFVLQHAFNELFIAVVGLSVAAIPEGLPAVLTITLAVGVKAMAQHNTIVRRLPAIETLGSVSVICSDKTGTLTRNEMNVTSIVTCEDRFDITGVGYQPIGNVKRNEQSVKLELYPVLQDLGRVAALCNDSELVKQHNDWVGQGDPMEVALLALSGKVRPGDDQVRKQWSRTDVIPFDSKHKYMATLNHDHENHAFIFIKGAPETIISMCSRQSIGNNETIKLDIDYWRKQADAIAQEGQRVLGFAIKPTNLDHTVLELSDVQDSLVFLGLAGLIDPPRSEAIQATAECHRAGIDVKMITGDHAGTAQAIGKQLGLWHCDNVLTGAELDKLDDAALKSIISYTGIFARTSPEHKLRLVMALQANNMTVAMTGDGVNDAPALKRADVGIAMGKNGSEAAKEAAHVILADDNFVSIIKAVKEGRTVYDNIKKVISWTLPTNAGEAMTIILALLLGLNLPITPIQILWVNMITAVTLGIALAFEPAEESTMRRPPRPRNQGLLSGGLLWHIVLVASLFLECIFGIYEYAIAQGYSDNLARTIAMDTLVTLEIFHLLFIRNMNTTSLSLKAIRGTPILWILIVTVILGQAAMTYLPWFQSVFKTESVHLFDVILIIFLGMLMFTIIEIEKQLRLRILKKPF, encoded by the coding sequence ATGAAAACTATTCGTAACTGGCATAATAAAACTGTGGAAGAAACATTATCTGCACTAAAGACCACCCCTTCGGGTTTGAACGAAACCGAGGTTAAGCTACGATTAGCCGATGTCGGTTTAAACAAACTGCCAGAAGCAAAGCCCAAGCATATTGTTCTGCGCTTCATGTCTCACTTCCATAATATCCTGATATACGTGCTGTTAGGCGCATCTGCTATTACGGCATCACTAGGACATTTAGCTGACACGTTAGTCATCATTACCGTGGTTATTATCAATGCGCTTATCGGCTTCGTTCAAGAGGGCAAAGCGGAAAAGGCCATGGATGCGATACGGCATATGCTCGCTTTGCGTGCCGCAGTCATTCGTGATGGCAAGCGTCAGACCATAAAAGGTGAACAACTGGTACCTGGCGATATAGTGTTACTCAAAGCGGGTGATAAGGTGCCGGCGGATTTACGCTTGCTGGAAACCCATGGTTTACAGATTCAGGAATCAATTCTTACGGGTGAGTCAGTAGCGGTAGAAAAGCAAACGGCATCTGTAGAGTGTCAGGCCTCGGTCGGTGACCGTTTTTGCATGGGTTTCAGTGGCACGACTGTGACCAATGGTCAAGGTATGGGGGTAGTCGTTACAACGGGAACCAATACGGAAATTGGACGAATCAGTGGTTTGCTCAAAGATGTTCAAACCCTAAATACACCGTTAGTTGCACAAATGGCAATTTTCGCCCGCTGGCTTACTCTGTTGATCCTCTTTATTGCCATGATAATTTTGTTCTTTGGTCACTTTGTATTACAGCACGCCTTCAACGAACTATTTATTGCTGTCGTGGGACTTTCGGTGGCTGCGATACCGGAAGGTTTACCTGCCGTGTTAACCATTACTCTGGCGGTCGGTGTGAAGGCCATGGCACAGCACAACACTATCGTTCGGCGACTCCCGGCCATCGAGACGCTGGGCTCGGTCTCGGTTATCTGTTCCGATAAAACCGGTACGCTTACTCGCAACGAGATGAATGTAACCTCCATTGTAACCTGTGAAGATCGTTTTGATATTACAGGTGTCGGTTATCAACCCATTGGGAATGTCAAACGCAATGAACAATCCGTAAAGTTGGAGCTTTATCCTGTTCTGCAAGATCTGGGACGCGTGGCCGCCCTGTGCAATGATTCCGAGCTGGTTAAACAACACAACGACTGGGTTGGGCAAGGAGATCCCATGGAGGTCGCTTTACTTGCACTTTCCGGCAAAGTTCGTCCGGGTGACGATCAGGTACGCAAGCAATGGTCGCGTACCGACGTAATACCTTTTGATAGCAAACATAAGTACATGGCAACGCTCAATCATGACCATGAAAACCACGCCTTTATCTTCATTAAGGGAGCACCAGAAACTATTATTTCGATGTGCAGCCGTCAAAGTATTGGCAATAATGAAACAATAAAGCTGGATATTGATTACTGGCGTAAGCAGGCAGACGCTATCGCTCAAGAGGGGCAGCGGGTTCTTGGCTTCGCGATTAAACCGACTAATCTAGATCATACCGTACTAGAGCTGTCTGATGTACAGGATTCTCTTGTCTTTCTGGGATTGGCCGGTCTTATTGATCCTCCGCGATCTGAAGCAATACAAGCGACCGCCGAGTGCCACCGGGCGGGTATTGATGTAAAAATGATCACTGGCGATCATGCCGGGACTGCACAAGCTATCGGTAAACAGCTTGGTTTGTGGCATTGCGACAATGTATTAACCGGGGCTGAGCTGGATAAACTCGATGATGCGGCACTCAAATCAATAATAAGCTACACGGGTATCTTTGCTCGTACCAGTCCCGAACATAAATTACGTCTGGTGATGGCTCTTCAGGCAAATAACATGACGGTTGCCATGACTGGTGACGGTGTTAATGATGCGCCTGCATTGAAGCGTGCCGATGTCGGTATTGCCATGGGTAAAAACGGCAGTGAAGCTGCAAAGGAAGCCGCTCATGTTATATTGGCCGACGATAATTTTGTTTCCATCATCAAAGCTGTTAAAGAGGGAAGGACGGTATACGATAATATAAAAAAGGTCATCAGCTGGACACTGCCAACCAATGCCGGTGAGGCAATGACGATCATACTTGCCCTATTACTTGGATTGAACCTGCCCATTACACCTATTCAGATTCTTTGGGTGAATATGATTACTGCCGTGACGCTCGGTATTGCCCTAGCCTTCGAGCCTGCGGAAGAAAGCACTATGCGCCGTCCACCGCGGCCGCGGAATCAAGGACTGCTTAGTGGCGGTCTACTATGGCATATTGTGCTCGTCGCAAGCCTGTTTCTGGAGTGTATATTTGGGATTTATGAATATGCGATCGCACAAGGTTATTCAGATAATTTAGCGCGTACTATTGCCATGGATACGCTGGTCACACTGGAAATATTCCACCTTTTATTTATCCGCAACATGAATACAACATCATTAAGCTTGAAAGCCATACGCGGCACCCCTATTTTATGGATATTAATTGTCACTGTTATTCTCGGACAGGCTGCAATGACCTACCTCCCCTGGTTTCAAAGCGTGTTCAAAACTGAATCAGTCCATCTATTTGATGTCATATTGATTATCTTTTTAGGCATGTTGATGTTTACTATTATTGAGATTGAAAAACAATTACGACTTCGCATACTGAAAAAACCGTTTTAA
- a CDS encoding sll1863 family stress response protein, translating into MSKKEAYQKKLQAQLDEWSAEIDKLKAKAAKAEADKQLEYDKQIEELRSMQEVANNKLAELKEASDDAWGDLKVGMDNAWSTLGNALKSATSRFK; encoded by the coding sequence ATGAGCAAAAAAGAAGCTTACCAAAAGAAACTACAGGCACAATTGGACGAGTGGAGCGCAGAGATCGACAAGCTCAAGGCAAAAGCTGCTAAAGCTGAAGCTGATAAACAACTTGAGTACGACAAACAAATCGAGGAACTGCGATCTATGCAAGAAGTAGCCAACAATAAACTTGCCGAACTTAAGGAAGCCAGCGACGACGCGTGGGGGGATCTCAAGGTAGGCATGGATAATGCGTGGAGCACGCTCGGCAATGCGCTGAAGTCGGCCACTTCCAGATTCAAATAA
- a CDS encoding sll1863 family stress response protein, with the protein MTFNINAIVLIGILGITPLCYAETSTDKTSIEEVKQETEDFLQTLDAYTADQKDEAIHTVKTALDKLDKRINVLESRVDESWDEMDKKTREKASDSLKVLREQRNHVAEGYGSLKTSTKNAWGHLKEGFSDAYQNLDEAWEKSEKEFGSSK; encoded by the coding sequence ATGACATTTAATATCAATGCAATTGTGTTGATTGGTATCCTCGGAATCACACCTCTGTGCTATGCAGAAACATCGACTGACAAAACGTCAATAGAAGAGGTTAAGCAAGAAACAGAAGATTTTCTTCAGACGCTTGACGCATATACCGCTGACCAGAAGGATGAGGCGATTCACACAGTAAAAACGGCATTGGATAAGCTCGATAAGCGTATTAATGTGTTGGAGTCACGTGTTGATGAAAGTTGGGATGAAATGGATAAGAAAACGCGCGAAAAGGCGAGTGATAGCCTCAAGGTGTTACGCGAGCAACGAAATCATGTAGCTGAAGGGTATGGTAGTCTGAAAACAAGTACCAAAAATGCTTGGGGTCATCTGAAAGAAGGGTTTTCAGATGCATACCAGAATCTCGATGAAGCTTGGGAAAAGTCCGAAAAAGAGTTTGGCTCCAGCAAATAG
- a CDS encoding glucokinase, whose translation MLAVVADVGGTNIRLAVCDLTSGKLSELKEFSCGQFLSLDAALLGYFATLQDQVKHLCIGIACPVGDDLVAMTNLSWQFSQVALKAQLQLDSLYLINDYTAISLAVPFIDEQEKIKIGGGKANKKGATAVFGPGTGLGVAHIINVADKWISLEGEGGHVSFTPNTREQTDILLLLQQQFGHVSAERILSGQGLVNLYNSLCSLTGKQAVFSEPKQITKAALEGSCETSLQSLKVFCQVMGGFAGNLGLNLACTGGVYIAGGIIPRFIDFFKASEFRDFFEAKGRFKDYLSGIPTYLITHDNPGLLGASVYLRQELETIKN comes from the coding sequence ATGTTAGCAGTTGTTGCTGATGTTGGTGGAACAAATATTCGACTTGCTGTCTGTGATTTAACAAGCGGTAAACTCAGTGAATTAAAAGAATTTTCCTGTGGGCAATTCTTGAGCTTGGATGCTGCACTTTTAGGTTATTTTGCAACGCTACAGGACCAAGTTAAACACTTGTGTATTGGCATCGCTTGCCCGGTAGGGGACGATTTGGTCGCCATGACCAATCTAAGTTGGCAATTTTCTCAGGTGGCCTTAAAAGCACAATTACAATTGGATTCGCTTTACCTTATCAATGATTATACCGCTATTTCACTGGCTGTACCCTTTATTGATGAGCAAGAAAAAATTAAAATTGGCGGCGGGAAAGCGAACAAAAAGGGTGCTACTGCCGTTTTCGGTCCGGGCACGGGTTTAGGGGTTGCACATATTATCAACGTAGCTGATAAATGGATCAGTCTTGAGGGGGAAGGGGGACACGTTAGTTTTACTCCTAACACCCGTGAGCAAACAGACATTTTATTGTTACTGCAGCAGCAATTTGGTCATGTTTCTGCCGAGCGTATTTTATCGGGGCAAGGTTTAGTTAATTTGTATAATAGCCTGTGCAGCTTAACGGGCAAGCAGGCCGTTTTTAGCGAGCCAAAACAGATAACGAAAGCCGCACTAGAGGGAAGTTGTGAAACGTCACTTCAAAGCCTTAAGGTGTTCTGCCAAGTGATGGGAGGCTTTGCTGGTAACCTTGGATTAAATCTTGCGTGTACTGGCGGCGTCTATATCGCCGGGGGGATTATACCCCGTTTTATTGATTTCTTTAAAGCCAGTGAATTCAGGGACTTTTTTGAAGCCAAAGGTCGTTTTAAAGACTATCTTTCTGGCATACCAACCTATTTAATCACCCATGATAATCCGGGTTTATTGGGCGCAAGTGTTTATTTACGCCAAGAACTTGAAACTATTAAGAATTAA